In the Chroococcidiopsis sp. SAG 2025 genome, one interval contains:
- a CDS encoding lipopolysaccharide biosynthesis protein gives MANFALGGSRALINLLWQKSSSPFIRNMSWLGASELFIRITRLLTVIVLARLLKPYDYGLAALVLTTNEFVDVFTHNGVWAKLVQVDAKDLKNFCQTAFWLNWLICGLLFIVQCLVAFPVAWFYRDNQIILPICVLASIYLILPISLVQAALIQRENRLHVSAIISGLQNLIASVLSIILAFLGFGMWAMVLPRVLVAPIFVIGNYIYHDWRPSRILTVKHWQEIIKFGQTILGIELLNTLRNNLDYIIVGRFLGVQALGIYYFAFNAGLVLTLSVASAIDRALFPHLCDARTNLKQFRCRYLSSLKIIAVVIVPLILLQSSLAPFYVPIIYGHKWIPAIPILILICLSGIPRPFATAASLSIWALDKPHWDLAWNFFFTVIFALAVSISTNWNILGVAAAVLLVHATALPVYTFRVTRYVFRRTVC, from the coding sequence ATGGCGAACTTTGCTTTGGGAGGTTCTAGAGCTTTGATTAACTTACTATGGCAGAAATCATCGAGTCCGTTTATTCGTAATATGAGTTGGCTGGGAGCTTCAGAACTCTTTATTCGTATTACCCGTTTACTCACTGTTATTGTCTTAGCTCGTTTACTTAAACCCTATGATTACGGTTTAGCCGCACTCGTACTGACAACAAATGAATTTGTCGATGTTTTCACTCATAATGGAGTTTGGGCTAAGCTAGTTCAAGTCGATGCAAAAGATTTAAAAAACTTTTGTCAAACTGCTTTTTGGTTAAATTGGCTGATTTGTGGTTTACTATTCATCGTTCAATGCTTAGTTGCCTTTCCAGTTGCCTGGTTCTATCGTGACAATCAAATTATTCTGCCTATTTGTGTTTTAGCTTCCATCTATTTAATACTTCCCATTTCTCTAGTTCAAGCAGCGCTAATTCAGCGAGAAAATCGTTTACACGTGAGTGCAATTATCAGTGGCTTACAAAATTTAATTGCAAGCGTACTGTCTATTATCTTAGCTTTTTTAGGTTTTGGTATGTGGGCTATGGTTTTACCAAGAGTTTTAGTAGCTCCTATTTTCGTCATCGGTAACTATATTTATCACGACTGGCGACCTTCTCGAATTTTGACCGTGAAGCATTGGCAAGAAATTATTAAATTTGGTCAAACTATTCTTGGGATTGAACTATTGAACACTTTGAGAAATAATTTAGATTACATCATAGTAGGACGTTTTCTAGGAGTTCAAGCTTTAGGAATCTATTACTTTGCTTTCAATGCTGGACTGGTACTTACTCTTAGTGTAGCTAGTGCTATAGATCGAGCGCTATTTCCTCATTTATGTGATGCTCGCACAAACTTGAAACAATTTCGATGCCGTTATCTCAGTAGTTTAAAAATAATTGCTGTAGTTATCGTGCCTTTGATTCTATTGCAATCTAGCCTAGCTCCTTTCTACGTCCCCATTATTTACGGGCATAAATGGATTCCTGCAATTCCCATTCTGATCTTAATTTGCTTGTCAGGAATTCCTCGTCCTTTCGCCACTGCAGCCTCGTTGAGTATATGGGCGCTAGATAAGCCACATTGGGATCTCGCATGGAATTTTTTCTTTACAGTAATTTTTGCCTTGGCAGTATCCATCAGTACTAACTGGAACATTTTAGGAGTTGCTGCAGCAGTTTTGTTAGTTCATGCAACTGCTCTGCCTGTTTATACGTTTAGAGTGACACGGTATGTTTTCCGAAGAACAGTTTGTTAA